In one Pseudomonas purpurea genomic region, the following are encoded:
- a CDS encoding lipopolysaccharide kinase InaA family protein — translation MAGWNLEPAYRALHDEFGSLDAVFALEGERLTRDPLSEVIRVQRHGINYYVKRYVGAGKGLRRYLGRPRVKSEWQNLKRFAKWGIPTAEVVGWGLERRYAAYARGAMITRELPCTEDLSVLAARKDPRLADRAWVDSVSRQLARYTRVMHEQRFTHNDLKWRNLLVDDEAQLYLIDCPNGDFWRGFWLKYRITKDLACLDKVAKYHLSATQRLRFYLQYRQRARLTVADKRRIRHVVRFFEGRE, via the coding sequence ATGGCGGGTTGGAACCTTGAGCCTGCCTATCGTGCGCTGCACGATGAATTTGGCAGTCTCGACGCCGTATTCGCCCTGGAGGGTGAGCGTCTGACGCGCGACCCGTTGTCCGAGGTCATTCGTGTCCAGCGTCACGGGATCAATTATTACGTAAAGCGTTATGTCGGCGCCGGCAAGGGCTTGCGCCGCTACCTGGGCAGGCCTCGGGTCAAGTCCGAGTGGCAGAACCTCAAGCGCTTCGCCAAATGGGGCATCCCCACGGCCGAAGTGGTGGGCTGGGGCCTGGAGCGGCGCTACGCCGCCTACGCGCGTGGGGCGATGATCACCCGCGAGTTGCCGTGTACTGAGGACTTGTCGGTGCTGGCGGCTCGCAAGGATCCGCGCCTGGCCGATCGGGCCTGGGTCGATAGCGTCAGCCGTCAACTGGCTCGTTATACGCGGGTCATGCATGAGCAGCGCTTCACCCATAACGACTTGAAGTGGCGCAACCTGCTGGTCGATGACGAGGCGCAGCTGTACCTGATCGACTGTCCGAACGGCGACTTCTGGCGCGGCTTCTGGCTCAAGTACCGAATCACCAAGGATCTGGCCTGCCTGGACAAGGTCGCCAAGTATCATCTGTCGGCAACCCAGCGCCTGCGCTTCTATTTGCAATACCGTCAACGGGCTCGGCTGACTGTCGCGGACAAGCGGCGTATCCGGCATGTTGTGAGATTTTTCGAGGGACGCGAATGA